Genomic window (Tachysurus fulvidraco isolate hzauxx_2018 chromosome 20, HZAU_PFXX_2.0, whole genome shotgun sequence):
tcacacacgggtgtctcacacacactctctcacacacgggtgtctcacacacactctctcacacacgggtgtctcacacacactctctcacacacgggtgtctcacacacactctctcacacacgggtgtctcacacacactctctcacgcacgggtgtctcacacacactctctcacgcacgggtgtctcacacacactctctcacgcacgggtgtctcacacacactctctcacgcacgggtgtctcacacacactctctcacgcacgggtgtctcacacacactctctcacgcacgggtgtctcacacacactctctcacgcacgggtgtctcacacacactctctcacgcacgggtgtctcacacacactctctcacgcacgggtgtctcacacacactctctcacgcacgggtgtctcacacacactctctcacgcacgggtgtctcacacacactctctcacgcacgggtgtctcacacacactctctcacacacgggtgtctcacacacactctctcacacacgggtgtctcacacacactctctcacacacgggtgtctcacacacactctctcacacacgggtgtctcacacacactctctcacacacgggtgtctcacacacactctctcacacacgggtgtctcacacacactctctcacacacgggtgtctcacacacactctctcacacacgggtgtctcactcacactctctcacacacgggtgtctcactcacactctctcacacacgggtgtctcactcacactctctcacacacgggtgtctcactcacactctctcacacacgggtgtctcactcacactctctcacacacgggtgtctcactcacactctctcacacacgggtgtctcactcacactctctcacacacgggtgtctcactcacactctctcacacacgggtgtctcactcacactctctcacacacgggtgtctcactcacactctctcacacacgggtgtctcactcacactctctcacacacgggtgtctcactcacactctctcacacacgggtgtctcactcacactctctcacacacgggtgtctcactcacactctctcacacacgggtgtctcactcacactctctcacacacgggtgtctcactcacactctctcacacacgggtgtctcactcacactctctcacacacgggtgtctcactcacactctctcacacacgggtgtctcactcacactctctcacacacgggtgtctcactcacactctctcacacacgggtgtctcactcacactctctcacacacgggtgtctcactcacactctctcacacacgggtgtctcactcacactctctcacacacgggtgtctcactcacactctctcacacacgggtgtctcactcacactctctcacacacgggtgtctcactcacactctctcacacacgggtgtctcactcacactctctcacacacgggtgtctcactcacactctctcacacacgggtgtctcactcacactctctcacacacgggtgtctcactcacactctctcacacacgggtgtctcactcacactctctcacacacgggtgtctcactcacactctctcacacacgggtgtctctctcacactctctcacacacgggtgtctctctcacactctctcacacacgggtgtctctctcacactctctcacacacgggtgtctctctcacactctctcacacacgggtgtctctctcacactctctcacacacgggtgtctcacactctctcacacacgggtgtctcacactctctcacacacgggtgtctcacactctctcacacacgggtgtctcacactctctcacacacgggtgtctcacactctctcacacacgggtgtctcacactctctcacacacgggtgtctcacactctctcacacacgggtgtctcacactctctcacacacgggtgtctcacactctctcacacacgggtgtctcacactctctcacacacgggtgtctcacactctctcacacacgggtgtctcacactctctcacacacgggtgtctcacactctctcacacacgggtgtctcacactctctcacacacgggtgtctcacactctctcacacacgggtgtctcacactctctcacacacgggtgtctcacactctctcacacacgggtgtctcacactctctcacacacgggtgtctcacactctctcacacacgggtgtctcacactctctcacacacgggtgtctcacactctctcacacacgggtgtctcacactctctcacacacaggtgtctcacactctctcacacacaggtgtctcacactctctcacacacaggtgtctcacactctctcacacacaggtgtctcacactctctcacacacaggtgtctcacactctctctctctctctctctctctctctctcacacacacacacgtacacacgtgtAGTTATaaaatatgtgtaaatattCAGGCAGATATAATTTCCTGaaataagtgattttttttatttttatattgaacTACTGGCCCTTTACAGGGAGCCCTTACCCCTGAGGACCAGCGCAAAATGTAACTAGTGCACATTTAGTACACAGTCGTACCTTCAGGTAGGCCATAGTGAGCAGAGGCAGCAGTGTGAAGGGCACCAGGTAGAGCAGAGCAGGCTGAGCCGCACGGTGAATCCGAGACGCCACGGTCGCAGTCagaagacctgagagagagagagagagagagagagagagagagagagagagagagagagagagagagagagagagacacactcaGTCTGATGTCTATAGGACAGAAGAGAGCTCCCAACAGGACACAGTAGGATTTGAACCATGTCCCGGTCTTTAGATTTCTAACAAATTTCAGACTATAGGATTAGAAACCTGGATTACGGAGCTGAAATGTCaactcatttttatttgtctagtcatcaagcagctttacagaaacctgCCTGTAGATCCCTGAGGAAGAAACGTCCTGTAATCCAGGTTTAATCCTGCGCTCATCCCAGGACACACTGACAATAAGATCATATCCAACATCCTTTTTCACCTCAGGCTTTGCTTTAACCCCAGAATTGTACAAGGAGACAAAAATACGTAATAATCGGAACAAAATGAAATACTTTGGAAGTATCGTGTTGTGGTCATGATCAGTCCCTGTGTACAAGACGACAGGATCATCTCACACCACCAAACCCATCACAGCAGCACAGCTGTGTCCCGACTCACCTACGAAGTAGCCAATGAGGGTGCAGTGGAAGTAGGAGACACGCTGCATGCGCCCGGACATGTTGGCAGGGCTCTGTGCCTCCCCGTTCGCCTGCTTTTTGTAGTTGTCATAGCGCAACACGAAGCAGAGCAGCAGTCCGGGCATGACGATGTCACCGATGCCCAGCATGGAGAAGTGGCTGCCCGTGGAGCTCGGGAACACCAGCTTGCCCGGGAGCGAGAGGCGGGGCACGTCACGGCCCATGCTGGGACCCAGGTGCAGCTTACGGGAGATAACATCCAGTGGGTTATCAGCCGGCTGTGTGGCCACCTTCACCATCACGTTACTGTTAAAGATGTAAGCTGAGAAGAAGACCTGGAGACCAGAGGAGGGACAGAGATTCACATGATTGTACTCGCACGCTGAGCTctgaaatagtgtgtgtgtctgtgtgtgtgtctttcttacCCAGAACACATCATAGATTAGCAGACCAGACAGGAGCAGACAGGACACCTTCAGACTGGGCAGTCTCACGAAGGCGATCATCGCCACACACAGACCCATCGCCAGCGCTGCACAGAGAACAGCATCGACATCGGCGTCAGCGAaagcaagcaaaacaaaaaacagtctaAAAACCCAAACACTATTCCCAGAAATATATGCCTACTTGCTCGAATGGATTAGGACACTctataaagaaggaaaaaagggaagagaaagtgaaaaacaagacaaaagtaAACCCAGCCAAAATTTCCACCCGGTAACCGAACACCGTGTCTACACGGAACAACCGGAATGACTTTTCCCCTTAGTGCAGTCTGGTAGCATCCCATTCCCATCAGAGTCAGCAGGAACGCAGGGCGTGTCAGGTGAAAGGAAACAGTACAACAAATGTGTATCTGTACGAGTAAAAATGTCCTGCAGCTCCACTCATGACCAGAGACAGAAATATCTACACACTGCCTGGATGTTTGGAGTGCAATCAGAAAATACGTAAGAGCTTGGGACTGGATCATTACTGCAGTGTTTATGATGTGCTTTTGACCCTAACTGGTGCAGTGAGAAGCTTCTCATGTCTTAAACAACCAGGTCAGAAGCCTGCAtcaagcaaagaaaacaaatgtcCGGTGCTGGATGTGTGTCACGTTAGTTATCCACGAACAAACATCTCAGAAGTATAAACCTCCGCAGCCTCTCTAATCTCTAGCTACGCCTCGGTTCCATTCCGTTTGTGCGGCGTCCTAAACTTTGACGGAAGGCGTGAACACAGAAAGTGACGTAAAGTAAATAAATCGTGACAAAAACATCCGACGTATTTAGGGAAAAGTTCAGACTCGAACCGTCTTTCGTCGTCATACTTTAGCACGAGCACAATAACAGGGATTCCAACAAACAAATGATGTGTATTAATCCGAATAAGGTGTAGCAAGACAAATATGAAGCCCATGGCAGAGCCTGACCTTAAAGCTCTATTTGGAACGCAGCCAATCAGGCTCTCGAAACACGTGGGTCATAAATCCATTAAGAGCTCTGAAAGCCAGTAACTTATCAAGTAAAGACTTAACCAGGTGGAATACAAGACTTTTGTTGACTTAATACTTTTGTTCATGTATTTACAGTAGCTGCTGCACGTCGCACTTAGCGGACGCCGCCTTAAAGACCGGGAACGTGATGGACACTGTGCGATCCGTTTATCCAACAAAACACACGGAATGTTGAATGTTTTGCACTTTGAAAAGACCTCAGGCTTACGTCCGAGCGTTGACTAGAACCGTGTCGCAGCATCCGACGTCGCACCCTCTGGCTTTTCACGTCAAACTACAACACGGATGATCTCCTAAAAACTTTCGCTCATGACTTTGGTTGTCGTCATCGATTGATTTGACCTCAAAAGGTCTGAAGTAGTAAACATTACTGTAAACTAGAACACAGACCGAACActactaaacaaataaacaaacaaataaataactacagGGAAGGTCGTGTTTTACTCGCAAGTGACTGGAAAAATATGaaatcatgaaataaataattacagcatCATAAGCAGGGAGAAAAAAGGTGATAGTATGAGATGAATACTTAGAGTCTtataatgtcacacacacacacaaacctaccgTCCATGAGGAGCCAGTGTCCCGTTAGCACCCAGATGAGGACGAGCATGACCGATAGGGAAAAGGAGAGCAACTCAGCCAACGTGAAGCGGCCGCAGCAGCCAAACGAAATCctgcatgtaaacacacaccccttttttttatatatatacacacacacacacacacacacacacacacacacacacactctctctcaaatGTACACAAGTAATCTAAACAAACTTGACCTCCAGCTTAACTAGTTAAACACGGAGTATAAAATTCGTCTGATTCGGATATTTAGCGCTATTCCCAAAAGAGGTGATCGTTTTTTCCGAACCAGCGTCCGATTAACCGCGCATCTTCATTACTACATCCAGTAACGGCTCTGATGAGTCATGAGGAGTAATCTATAGACGTGCAGACAGAATCAGCCAGTTTTCTAAATGAATTCTAGCTCAACAATAAACTAAATGAAGCAACAGTACAACTCATctgctggggtttttttttaatccctctcttcttctttcgctcctagctttttttttagtgttttttttttttaatcccagaCTGAACATACAAGGTGGAAAATATCCATATTTCTTGCATTCGTTTGGtcctttatatattttcagtGTTTAGAAAGCTTTAGCAGAGAATGTGCTAAATGTTATCAGCGATCTTTATACTACATTGTTTCCTCAGAACCGTCTCACTGAGTAGAATTTTTGACATTCTGGACTTTTACTTGGCTTCCGGCTCTCTGTCGGCTCAGCGCCATGAAGCTGACGATGTGAAAGAATCTTTTAAAAAAGGTTAATCTTTTAAATCCAGACACTAAAGTCGACTTGGAACAGAAGCCACGAAGCCGACGGGTTTCATGCAGATCATCGGGGTTTTTAAGTTAAGCTTTAATTTCTTTATCCTCACAACGTTTTTGGGTTAAACTGAAGGAACGGTAAAGAAGCGCAGCTCTCTGGCCATCAGCAGTCACCTGATATTTCCCCTGAATCTGGGATCACTAAATCCTCTttataacaaacattttaacacaCGAGAGCTTTAATGCAGTGAGCTGCTACATGACAACCAGCCACACAGCGGTAAAGTGTAGAAACATCTGGATTGATCGTACTTGTTCTGTGGGGAACAGGGTCGCGTCAGGTACTGGCACATCGGCAGCAGCAGGAACGCAAACGCTATAGTAGCtagaactgagagagagagagagagagagaataaatgagTTAGTAAATGACCTGATTGgtgtacacagacagacacacacagacagacacacacacacacacacacacacacacacagacagacacacacagacagacacacacagacagacacacagacacagacacacagacacacagacacacagacagtaccTGCAGTGCAGATGGTGAAGACCACCTGGACCGAatcaaagaagaaaaacatgacgAGGAGCGAGACAGACGCTCCAATTGGGAGGAACAGAGCCTGTGTGGAATCGATGGTCTGAatacctgaaacacacacacacacacacacacacacacatccagtcACTACAGGCCAGGTACCCACTTTGCATCATGACAAGACACCGAGCCATAATGATCATCTTTTCATGCTTGTCCGTAGTGATGCACTTTTTAGCTAACATCGATCTGATTCCTAAACAAAATTCGTGGACGTgtgcaagcaagcaagcaaaaataaacaaaaacactgaagATTTTATTTAAGAAGGTAGTTAACGAGGTGTAGGTTAGAGTTCGAGTTAGGAGTTGTGTAGCATTAATTAGCATCATAATTGATTCTGTCCATGTaaggccatgtgtgtgtgtatgtgtgtgtgtgtgtctgtgtgtgtgtgtgcatgtgtgtgtttctcactgttGTTGGAGTTGGTGTTGTTGAAGGAGCCGTTAGCTGTGGGATTTCCATCCTTGTCTTTTTCCTGGTTCTCACAGTCCATGTTTAACGACCTGGgcaagagacacagacacacacacacacagacaggcaggcacacacacacacagacaggcaggcacacacacacacagacaggcaggcacacacacacacagacaggcaggcacacacacacacagacaggcaggcacacacacacacagacaggcacgcacacacacacacagacaggcacgcacacacacacacacacagacaggcacgcacacacacacacacacagacaggcacgcacacacacacacacacagacaggcacgcacacacacacacacacagacaggcacgcacacacacacacacacagacaggcacgcacacacacacacagacagacaggcacgcacacacacacacacacagacaggcacgcacacacacagacagacagacaggcacgcacacacacacacacacagacaggcacgcacacacacacacagacaggcacgcacacacacacacagacaggcacgcacacacacacacagacaggcacgcacacacacacacagacaggcaggcacacacacacacagacaggcaggcacacacacacacagacaggcaggcacacacacacacagacaggcaggcacacacacacacacagacaggcaggcacacacacacacagacaggcaggcacacacacagacaggcaggcacacacacacacagacaggcaggcacacacacagacaggcacgcacacacacacacagacaggcacgcacacacacacacagacagacacacacacacacacacacacagacaggcaggcacacagacacctTAGTCTCggctcaattgcacatttcacagaGGCATAAAAACTCTCTCAGATTATCAGGATGTTTAAATGGCGgtcatttgtttgtgttatcAGAATGACTGTCATTTTAAGAGCCATCTCAAACCCTGAAAGCGTCTGGATAGTTTTGAAAGGTCGATGCAGCCAAGAGACATGACGCTGCACGCCAGTTTTACCACCGAGTCGTGGTGTAGAGCAGAATGTCAGTCTGTTTTTTGCCCACACCTTAAAAAGAGCAAAACTGCTTACCATGCAACCATCTGGTAtctttttccccccaaacaaAAGTCTAAAATAGATAAAGTTCAAATCAAACAATGTGCTCTCCAACATCCGGGTTCAAGCTTCCAGCTTTCCCACATCAACATCAGTTCATCTGCTTCATTCTGGAATCCAGAGTCCGGcgtttgttttccttttctttatatGGCTACAAATGATGGGCTAATCTGTCTGTGGTCCTGTGTCAGATCCACAACCAAAACTAACCAGATCATTTTAATATCTTGAGCATTTCTACGTGGTCTACTGACACtgcacaaaaaataattaaataacagaCAGATGTCGAGTTACTCCAGCATTCATCTCGTCTCTAAACATCCGTCGCCTCCCAAGAACATCATGTTCCATCTCTTCCTGAAATATCAATGCTGCCATTTACACCACAAAACTCTAACGGCTTATAACTCGAACCTGCACGGCCttcactctcacaaacacactcacacacacacacacacagccttcacGCTCACATAACcttcactcactcgctcacacggcCTACGTtccctcactcgctcacacggcCTACGTtccctcactcgctcacacggcCTACGTtccctcactcgctcacacggcCTACGTtccctcactcgctcacacggcCTACGTtccctcactcgctcacacggcCTACGTtccctcactcgctcacacggcCTACGTtccctcactcgctcacacggcCTACGTtccctcactcgctcacacggcCTACGTtccctcactcgctcactcggcCTACGTtccctcactcgctcacacggcCTACGTtccctcactcgctcacacggcCTACGTtccctcactcgctcactcgctcacacggcCTACGTtccctcactcgctcactcgctcacacggcCTTCGTtccctcactcgctcacacggcCTACgttccctcactcactcactcgctcacacggcCTTCGTtccctcactcgctcacacggcCTTCgttccctcactcacacactcgctcacacggcCTTCGTtccctcactcgctcacacggcCTACGTtccctcactcgctcactcgctcacacggcCTACGTtccctcactcgctcacacggcCTACGTtccctcactcgctcactcgctcacacggcCTTCGTtccctcactcgctcacacggcCTTCGTtccctcactcttacacactcgctcacacggcCTTCGTtccctcactcttacacactcgctcacacggcCTTCGTtccctcactcttacacactcgctcacacggcCTTCGTtccctcactcttacacactcgctcacacggcCTTCGTtccctcactcttacacactcgctcacacggcCTTCGTtccctcactcttacacactcgctcacacacagcCTTCGTtccctcactcttacacacacacacacacacacacacgaccttcactcactcactcttgcacacacacagccttcacCCTCTCACACTCACGGCCTTCACACACGGAGTATGAATAAGTACCGATCCAGATGAATGGAGAGGAGAAACACAACGTCTGATCATTCAAGTactaaatcaatcaatcagtcagaaGCTGCCTGGAAAAGcaactatataaaatatctgCTGCTGTTTGACCAAAAAACACAACTGGCTAatttacagaaatacacacaagcGAGTTGCTACATTACACGACACTAAACAAGTAACCGTTATCTTAGCAGGTATGGACGTCAGGGTTTaagtcccagcactgccactGTCGGGCCCCTGAGAAAAGGCCCTTGACCGTCTTCGCTCCATGGGCACGgcatcatgtctgaccctgccGTCTGACCCCGACTTCCAAAAAGCTCGAATATGAGAAGAATGAATTTCATTGTGCTATAAtgaatatgtgaaaaaaaaatggctgctGCTTCTTCTAGTCAAACGCTTCATCACCAGAGTCTGGGACGCCATCGAGACGGAATTCTTTTGGACTTTTGTGTCCATTTGGCTCTTGGCCAACTTGGCAGCAGCAGAGAAACAGTTTGCACAGACACAATTCACCATCTGCTGATTTCATCACTCACTATCAGGGAAACCTTCAGACTCCGAAAGGCACTGGTGCAGTTCAAAATAAACATGGAGAGTTTTAAGCAGAAAGTTCGAAAAGAATTCTATTTGAAGTTTAGAATAATAAACGACGGCTTGATGAACGATCTAAATCGGTTGTGTTTAcagacaaatgaaatgaaatgaatgttttaaaagattttgtgGTGTTTCCAAAGTGCGTTACGACAGTTTATTTCCCATCATATCCTGAGATTATCCGGCAATCTCAGGCCGAGCTGCTGAGTCTTCTTTAGATGTGAAACCTGGGGTTTCCAAATGTGGAAGTAGGAAGAGGAAGTGTGTAGCACTGAATCCTGTGGATTTCGGTTTAGCACCACGTGTGTGACTGCACTCTCCTGAGGTTAATGTTGtcatagggctgggcgatataaCGATAACGATAAGTATTGCGATAGGCACGTGATCGATAGCGATATAAAATGTGCTCGATAAGACGGtcaatgttttttattcttcgtcgggaGAAAACAGAAgtcgcgaagcaagtttggttgcattaacaaaggtgctcgctctctggtaacctagcaacgtagagagtgacactctaacagccaatcatgtaacagtatcgtgtttggttgcgccatatcgttgtctcgtgctggttgcctcttcagtaaccggcgactgatgagcagaaagtGAGCGCCGCAGCGAGCGCGggaattgtaaataaaagaggaaaagtcagctcgccGGCATTTTTTGAGGCAAATTTTTCTGCCTCaaagcctcttttaattcattttgggACACTATTAGAGCGTCTGTTTTCAGCAGcaggaaacatttcttcaaagcaaatatttatgtttgatagaaaatattgttgtatgcatcaaataaaaataaaaaaaaaaagttaattaaccAGTTATTAATTTTAAGAGGcccatcttattttctcttgtatgtttaatattgccctttaattaagcaaaaatacattttatcgaTTACTCGATGAAATTTTTGATAGAATactcgattactaaaatattcgatagctacagccctaattATAAGTCTACAAAAATATACTTAAATAGTTCAACTTCAAGTATGATTAGAGTAAGAACAAACTGAGTTacttcatatttctgcaggttttatatttcatacaATGTTACTGTCgtgtatcaggtttgtgttttatattacagatgtatctcagtctacctcagttttatttatgtttacaaaactgcacatgttttaaaaacactttattcaccagaaggtgaacagctagtgaacttcctcgcactaaacttgcactaactTCTcagatgtttatatttaacactttgcactattttattacactttatgaagcatttcttacattttctttcatttcgcaccttaaatgttaagagataattgttaagtgttcattgtgactttagacttatgtttacattttatttatttggttttcctggttgttgacatttctgtcttaataactgaagggattatgataagaggaaggttaagcttaaaataaaaatgtttaaatgtaatacatttttctcctggtccttattttaaatgggtcataaaaaagttcaatataTAACGATATCGACCgttatgaaacactgatatcgtgatacggttgttggccatatcgcccagccctatgtTGTCATGGATATAAGCTAGAATACAAAGTATAAATAACTgctgagcttttttttatagatcagGACAACCCAAAATTCTGGGCTTTTAAAAACTAGACGTC
Coding sequences:
- the sppl3 gene encoding signal peptide peptidase-like 3, which translates into the protein MAEQSYSWAYSLVDSSQVSTFLISILLIVYGSFRSLNMDCENQEKDKDGNPTANGSFNNTNSNNSIQTIDSTQALFLPIGASVSLLVMFFFFDSVQVVFTICTAVLATIAFAFLLLPMCQYLTRPCSPQNKISFGCCGRFTLAELLSFSLSVMLVLIWVLTGHWLLMDALAMGLCVAMIAFVRLPSLKVSCLLLSGLLIYDVFWVFFSAYIFNSNVMVKVATQPADNPLDVISRKLHLGPSMGRDVPRLSLPGKLVFPSSTGSHFSMLGIGDIVMPGLLLCFVLRYDNYKKQANGEAQSPANMSGRMQRVSYFHCTLIGYFVGLLTATVASRIHRAAQPALLYLVPFTLLPLLTMAYLKGDLRRMWSEPFHAKASSSRFMDV